The Arachis ipaensis cultivar K30076 chromosome B03, Araip1.1, whole genome shotgun sequence region aaagttatatatatacacatttatgttttttattttatttatgtaactattttataatttttgtgttttttatttttttattaaaatacttttattttatattttttaaattttaggaaCAATTTCTTATAACAAACGTTTAGAAAAAATATAGAATTTCTTAAAACAATTTAAGTAGTCACATATTATGTTATTGTTACTTTTAAGTTACCTAatctaaatattttaaatttttattaaaagttAATGAGTTTAAGATGATATACAAATTTAAATAGAAGGTGGTCACTGACTGGTACTACGTTTTGGGAGCCGCCATTCGAGTTGCGTACTTGAAGGAGTGGAGGGTGGTATCCGATAGAGTAATTCTGTTTCTGATGATGAATAACTGTTTCTTCATCTTAGTAACACGTATGTCTTTTTTGAAAGACAGACACAGGAACATAAACATTAAAGATATGGATACAAATTattaatgtatatatattttatttggtaAAATATTGAATAAGACACAATTTATTGTGCTTGGTAAAATATTGAATAAGTACAATAAAATTAgggaaaaaattcatattttataaaaattaataagaaataaaaatataaaaaattgtgTTTAATTGATTGTATCTCTCTATTTCAATATTTTAGAAGAATATTAAATATGAATCTCGCTAGGGAGCGAATagagtatttgtacaatgtgtataatgggctATTTATTTGGTCTAATATGAGTTTAAAAATGAACATCTAGGGTAAAATATtactaatttctcaaacacaatacaTTCATATTATTCATAATAACCATCCGAATACCAAGATAATAAGCATCTAATATCCTACTGAATCGAACATCCCTatacctccattgtacacattgtatcgATACTCTATTAACTCTCTATATTTCCTCTATTAAATACATGACGTATCCATCAAAGATTTGTGACCCAACAAACAAACAACAAATATGTATTAACGTGTTGTTTGAAACCAAACGTTGCCTAAGTGGATATTAGTAGCACGTACATGGTATAATTTAAGCCATGGTTGAAACTAGAAATAGCTAAAGAAACGGGATTCTAGCGCGAGAGAAATTGAGGAGCAGAAGGATACAGAAACTAAAGTAGCGTGGGCGCAGTGCAGTATATATAATTGTAAGAGAGAGATGGGGAAATGAGATAGAAAACTAAAGAAAGAATGTACATTACATGGATGCAGGTTGTACAACATTGGGTGGAAGCATTTCATACTGATATGGGCGGTCTACTCCTCCTTCTTCACCCCAATGGAGTTCGGATTCTTCAGAGGCCTCCCGGAGAAAATATTCCTGCTAGACATCGCGGGCCAGTTGGCCTTCCTCCTAGACATCGTGCTCCGCTTCTTCGTGGCCTACCGCGACACCCACTCCTACTGCGTGGTCTCCAGCCCCTCCCGCATCGCCATGCGCTGCCTCAAGTCTCCGCAATTCACCCTCGACCTCCTCGGCTGTCTCCCCTGGGACTACATCTACAAGGCAGCCGGCAGGAAGGAGCCGCTCCGCTATCTCCTCTGGATCAGGCTGACCCGGGCCGCCCGCGTCACGGAGTTCTTCGAGACTCTGGAGAAGGACATCCGGATCAACTACCTCTTCACGAGAATCGTGAAGCTTCTCGTGGTGGAGCTCTACTGCACCCACACAGCCGCCTGCATCTTCTACTATCTGGCCACCACCATCCCCCCCTCCCGCGAGTCCTACACTTGGATTGGCTCCCTCAAGATGGGCGACTTTGCCTACTCGGACTTCCGCCACATCGACCTCTGGAAGCGCTACATCACCTCCCTCTATTTTGCTATTGTCACCATGGCTACTGTTGGCTACGGCGATATTCATGCCGTCAATGTCAGAGAGATGATATTCATCATGGTTTATGTCTCCTTTGACATGATTCTTGGCGCTTACCTTCTTGGCAACATGACCGCCTTGATTGTCAAGGGATCCAAAACCGAGAGGTTTAGGGACACCATGACTGAAGTTATCAAATACATGAACAAAAACAATCTTGACAAGGGCACAAGTAAGGCCATCAAGGGCCATTTACGCTTGCAGTATCATCGCAGCTACACACAACCTGCTGTACTTCAGGACATCCCACCCTCTATTCGATCCAAGGTATATATTCATCATCTTTTCATTCCTGGTCCAACTTCACTTGTGACACCGACAtatttttttattggtttttGCAGATTTCAATTAATTTGTATGAGGAGTTCATTGAGAACGTTCCTCTTTTCAAGGGTTGCTCCTCAGAGTTTGTTAAGCAGATTGTAAGACTTACTGTAACACTTCACTTATTCTTTCTCTTGGTATTGTTCTTAATTGTACATGCTAGCTTCATGCTTCATTATCATTCTAGTATATTTGAAGATACACTGCTTCAATTGCCAAATATTTGTCCTAATCATTGTCTGTGACGACCGGAAAAACTTGATGCATGCGTTATCCTTGTActtcatgcactttcttgaaaGCGCCACCAGTATCTGAAACTTGTCCTTTTTTCTTCAATAAAAAACACCTGATTCAGATTCTTGTTTGACAGACAACCAAAGTTCATGAAGAGTTTTTCCTTCCTGGAGAACTGGTTTTGGAGCAAGGAGATGTAGCTGATCAAATTTACTTTGTATGTCATGGAGAGCTGGTACGGGTTATGGTagcattgattttttattttatttatttatttaacttccTATGTCTTTCAGCATTACTTTCCCTCTCACTTCAATTCCTCATCAGTTAACTTTCACTATTTTCTAAACTAACTGCTCCAGACTCTAAACAAATTATCATAAAAGATGATGTTTACTTTAGAGTGGATAATGAAACATGAACCAGGGAATGGTATTTGTTAGTGATGGATTCTTCTATTTCAAATTGCTGTCGTTCCATAAATGTGAAATGTTTTCACAAGTGAAATAGTATTTTTAAACCATACCTGACTGTTCATCCTTTTGTCTACAGCGTGAGATAAGCAGTGAAAATGACAGTGGTACAGACGAAGTAGTCCAATTAAAAACCTACGATTCCTTCGGTGAGGTTTCTTTCCTTTGCAATATGCCTCATCATTCCACAGTCATAGCTCATGAGCTTTCCAAGGTTTTGCGACTTGATAAGCAATCCTTGAAGGACATAGTGAAGATATACTATGTAGATGGCCGTGTTACCTTAAACAATCTCCTTGAGGTATATGTTTGCCttggatataaaaaataaataatcatttTACTGATGGAAACATATGGATTTAGAATTTTAGATCATCCATGCTGGTTTCGGACTCATGGTTATGCGTGGCTGACAGGGAAAAGACTCCGGTCTAAAACGCAAGTTGTTGGAATCAGACTTGAGCTTGACTATTGGAAACCAGGAAACAGAGTTGACTGTGAGGATGAATTGTGCTGCATATGAGGCTGACTTATACCTGTTGAAACGTTTGATCACATCCGGGGCAGATCCCAATAACACTGATTATGATGGTAGATCGCCCTTGGTATCAACTCTCTTCATCCAgcctatattattattatttttatttgaataggCACTAACCTATCTATTGATTCATTTTTTTGTTAAATGTGTGTAACAGTAAAAAAAAGTGAAATTAGTTGAGATGACAAGTTGCTCTTAACTAAGATATTTTTTTGTTCAAGTCTTGTCTATACTATATATTAATCTTTGTAGCATTCCCTCAAATCTAATCTGACTCGCACTCTATGAGTAGGATTGGTTGAATCTTGTTCTTCGCATGTGAGTGAGTGAGTCTTGATTAATTTGTTGAGAAAGAAGATTTTTGAGACATAATACAGTGGTGACAAGCTAACATTTTTAATTACGTGTTTTATGTTTACTATCACAGCATATCTCTGCCTCAAAAGGATATGTAGATATTTCTTCCTTTCTAGTTGAGCAAGGAGTAAATATCAATTTACCAGGTTAGTTTTTGAACTTTTTTCCGTTTTAAGGTGATTGCGGACAATCCTTTTATTTTGAATGTGCTGTATTGAAGTCAAAATATTGAGTTTGGTTTAAACCTTAAACAACCATCTGCATCAGATAAATTTGGGACTACTCCCTTGCTAGAAGCCATCAAGAATGGACATGAAGACGTAGCTGCTTTACTAGTTAATGCAGGGGCTACTCTCACTATTGATGATGCCGGCAATTTTCTGTGTGTGATGGTTGCAAAGAAGGAATTTGACCTCTTAAAAAAGGTTCTGGCTTGTGGAATTAATCCAAATGCCAAAAATTATGACCAGCGCACACCTCTTCACATTGCTGCTTCTGAAGGTTTGTGTGCAGTAGCTGAACTACTTCTGGGAGCAGGAGCAAGTGTATTATGTAAGGACAGATGGGGGAATACACCACTTGATGAAGCTCGTATTAGCGGAGATATAAATGCTCTCAAAATGCTTCAAGTTGCCAAAATTTCTCAGTTGGCTGAGTTATCCTGTGGTATTCAAGAAACTAAAGGTATGATTGTCATTTTAAATTAAACTCAGTtggtttaatttgtttttctgacGTATGCTTTGATTGAGTTTGCAAGCAGAAATATTGCCATCAAGAAATGAAATTCCGAAGAAGAGATGTATAGTATTTCCTTTCCACCCATGGGAATATGATCATAAAGAAAGGAGAACAGATGGAGTTGTTCTATGGGTCCCGGAAAGCATTGACGAGCTTATAATAACGGCAATGAAACATTTGAACATTTCAAATGGAAATTGTATTTTAACAGAACAAGGAGGCAGAGTTCTAAATGTAGACATAATTAGCAATGATGAGAAGCTATTTCTGGCGAGCCAAGTGCAGAGTGCAGAGTGAGGTACATAAAAGGATCAGGCACAAAATTAGGGATCAGTTCGTTATATTTCTTGTCTTTTCACATTGCATTGCAAATTTGCAATGATGCTCAGGTATATTTCAAGTTTCTCCTTCTTGTGCCTTCTCTGGACTCTGGAGCAAGTCGAGCTTCCTTCAACgacctaaattaaaaaataatgtatAAATTCAAGTGAATGCATTATGTATTGGATTTATGTTTTGTAGTGATATCATAGGTGCAcctgtttttgaaattttaagtaatttttttttatatctaaatttttctaagaattttcatttcaaaaaaatgaaaaagaaaaagagagagaagagaagagtggACTCAATTTTTTTCCATTTATTTATTTGGAATTTTAAAATTTGCACAATCCGACATTAGGATTTATCTTTTGCAGTAAAATGTAAAAACTTCTCTTCATTAACTCTTataatttctcaaaaaatattaAGGGAAAATTTATTCGACTTAAAAACTAAATTGAAGTAATTTGATTGTTATCTTGCATCTAGgttttttttctaatataaattataaaaaatatttattttttcaaaactCATTTCTGAACTTTATTTATTGAAATGCACGTTTTTTTGGGTATTTAGACAAGTTCATGCACTCTATAGCGAACTTTATAAAAACTAGCAAGTTCGCCGTATCTCAGGTGAactctataaaaaaaatttaaaatttttaaaatacatgTTTTTTATCTATGTCATCGTCTCCAAAAGAGTATATAGATCATAAAAGCACACAAAAATATACAAACAATAAATATGGGAATAAGTCGTATTTTATTTTGGGAAATAAttagtttttttaatttataattaaaaaaattattattaaatatgaCTTATTCTGGTGTACCGTGTATTTTTTGAGACGATAATAATGGTTGccattgttaaatatggcttgttttcttaatttataattaaaaaaaattcttgaagAAGACATGTTTATtgtttgtgtatttttgtgtGTTTAGCGTGCGTTTGGTTGGTGTCTTTGCCTCTTTGGACACTAAAAACATGGACCGTTTGTTTGTTGAGACACAAATTTATGATGGATACGGTGGTACACAAGTATACACAAAATACATGTTTTTAGTGTCTCCTCATTAAGCTGAGACATTGAGACACAATTTATAAGacacaaaattttatatttttatccctttttctttttaaattccaACTATGACCCTAattaatctaaccctaattcccttttttttctctcttattatcttctttattctgtgtttctaacCCCAAAATCCTTCCAACCTCCAAGTCCCTCCACCCTCTCTCTTCCATGGCTGTGTCCCTCCTCCACACCACCCCATAGTCATTGCCTCTCCTCTCTTTCTCAtttccttctctctttctctcttcccaTCACTCTGCTTCTCCTTCCATTGTTTTGTCCCTCCATACTGCTACCACGGGCCGCCACCATTGAcgtcccttctttcttcttcctcctcttctctctttctctcttcacaCAGTCGAACGTATCATTACCATGGGTGATCTTCTTCGGTCAGATTTATTCGTCTCCACTATTACTCGAATCAATTTCATTAAGAAAGGTGAAAAAAATCAGGAAAGCCCAAAATAGTAGTCGACCATTCTTCAGATCTGtcttctcattttctttttttttttttatttcaacctgtttcagtttttttttttaatgagaaaATTGAATTGTTGAGCTGATGAATAAATAAAAGTTAAAGATAATATTTTGCGATGAAGTTAAAAAATTGCAGGTGGCAGTGGTGGTGGTAGAAAGCTATGGTGGCGGCAACGTTAATGCTGATGGAAGATGATGGTAGAGAGTTAATAAGGATAAAATGGACATTTGAATTAAATTGTTGTGTCTTGTACACTaatgccaaacacgttaaaaaatttGTGTCTATCTGTGCTTATGTCTTTTGGTATAGTTGTGTCTGTGTCTATATGTTTTGAAGACAGTAACCAAACGAAGCCATATACGGCAAACTTGCTATTTTTACAGAGTTCGCCGTAGGGTACGGCGAACTTGcccaaatatttaaaaaaaaaagtgcatTTCGATAAATAAAGCTCAGAAATGGATTTTgggaaaataaatattttttataatttatattagaaaaaaatcCCTTGCATCTTTCTATCTATCTAGTTATTAAAACGAGGCTAAAGAATTTTAATATGGATTTTAGGTGTGCTTTACTTGGAAATGGAGGTTTTTAGTGTATATACAAGTGGGTGGACGTTACAGACATGCAGGCACAACACACAAGTAACGTGCTGACTCAACACGCAACTCACGTGTTAGACACGTGGCACAATCGCACGCAACACGCAGGTACCGTGTTGCCACGTGGTGCTCATCCCTTCAACACACAGGTAATGTGATTCACACATGGCAGACAACATGCATCCTGTGTGTTGCACACGTGACAGACGTTGGTTGGATGGCGTTGCAACACGTAGCCTGCAAGGTGAGTCTTCTGTCTATAAAAATTAAAGCTCGTAACCATTTTGCTTCATTGTGAGAGAAGTATTTTTCTCCAGGGTCGGTACGATGGAGGGCACTGCAAATATAGTGGTTTACCACAACGATGAAGTCGTACGAAATACGTATGAGTGTGTGAGAATATGTTGTCGTTTGTGGTTTTGTGCACTATAACGTTTGCGGAACTACAGTACGGGCTCTTTCAAAGCATAGAGATTGATATTTTAAAGAGGGTGACCAACATTCTCTACAGGAGTCCGATTGTCGTATTTGACGGCCTGATACAGTTTGAGGTTATGCCAATCGCCGACGAAACTAGTATTCAGCGGATGTTTTATATTCACCAACAAACTCAGGTGCAACACCCAAGGATTGAACGATGATACAGATGTGCAAGATGACAGAGTTGAGGCGTACTTGGGAATGAACGATGATAGCAATGAGGAGTTCGAAGCTACGTACGAAGCCGGTGATGAGGACGAGGACGGCAATGGGGGAGGTGAGGTAGTGGCAGAAACTTTAGTAGTTCTAGCCGCAGTTAGTCAACCGATGGATGTTTCACCTTTTATGCATATCTTGGATCTTGACGTCATGCAAGCACCAGAGTTTTCCGAATATGCAAACATATGTACGTGAGCAGTGGGTAGTATATTTACTTGATTTTGTTTTAGCGGATCGATGAATGACAAATTTGTTTTCTTATAGGTGTTGCTGATCCTGAGGATGGGGAGTTTAGAATCGGAATGGAATACAGTTCAAGCAAATCAGTCATTGCGGCAATTCGGAGTTACACTATCTCCAGAGGAGTCAATTACATTGTTTATGAATTCGAGCTACAGACGTTCTATGCAAAGTGTAAGAATTATGGGCGTGGGTGCAACTGGCTTATCCGAGCCAGCTTGatataaaagaaagcttgttgggagATTCGGAGATACAACGGGAGGCACACGTGTTCCATGGGAACGATCTCACAAGATCACTCCAAGTTAGACTCGGACACGATTGCTGAGGCTATGAAGCCATTGATTGAATCCAACCCATCCATAAAAGGTCAAATCTATAATTGCGAAAGTTTAGGCAAGATTCAACTACACTATTAATTACCGGAAGGCTTGGCTGGCAAAGCAGAAGTCGATAGCCAAAGTTTTCGGTGGATGGGAAGAATCTTACCAATCTTTGTCATTGTGGTTCTTGGCAATGGTTCAGAAGATGTCTGATTCACAAGTCCAAATAGAAACACGACCCCTGTATAACGGGAGTCAAGAGGTGGATGGTGTTAGGATATTTCATTGGGTATTCTGCAATTTCAATCCATACATAAGAGCTTTTAACAGTACATTTAGAATAATATTATCCAAATAAATAATAACAAACTATTAAACTTATGTTAAGTAacaactaataaattaataaaaaataataaacttacatAATTAGGATGTCCCAAATAATTGATAACATGATTTTCACGAGACGTATAATTACATACCATTTTAAATGTTCTAATCTCACTCTCAATCTTAAAACTAATCCAAAACATACAACCCAATGAAAGAAACCCCAAACCCCTAACACTCCATTACCCCACCACTCTCAATAATAGAATGAAACGAAACCCAGCCCCACCACTATTTTATACACCCGCGGCACCAATCCTCAACTCTCACCATAAATGACTGTTTTTTCCGGAGCCAGACCTGCCGGTTGCATGGAGACACGGGGCAAGACGCATGTTACGTGCTGCTGCATGCAGGACATGTGGCGCAGCGGCGTTAACACGCAGATAACGTGCTGCTTGGATGAAAACACGTGGCGTTTACGTATTTAGAGCTACTGATCAATGCACCTTGGCTTGATAAGTTGAGAATGTATGGTTTATGGTAATAGTGAAGGAGAACGAAAATAATATGCAGCCCAGTCCCACTGTTTCTCTATTTTTATATCCCAGGAGTGGATCTAAAGCCATAAATGTTACTTGTTTTCGGAGTAAGGTTGCCTCTTGCATGGAGACAGTAGACAACACATTACCTGCGTGTTGAGTAACACATAACCTGCGTGTTGAACTGTATTTCTGACACCTCCACAACTCTATAAAACAACTAATATTTAAGCAAaacattatttttgttttcatatCTAAAATAATTTGTGTGAAAACGAATATacgtcttttattattattattattataacatGGTGACTGGTAATTGGTAGTTgatgatttttgtttatttaaaaaaaaaattctccgTNNNNNNNNNNNNNNNNNNNNNNNNNggtcaaaataataaaatttagacataataaaaaattataaatttagtaataattaattttttattttatcattttataattcttttatttgagagatcttttttcatattttaatttcatgttaaAATCCCTGAGGTTACATGAAGGCAATAATAAATTATGGCAGCATGAATGGCCATTTGTGCACCACAAATAAATTGTTTGCAACAACTGAACAAGTAACATCTCCGGTTGCCTGTTCTTACTTCTTTTCTCAGCCTCATGATTCACGAGTGAGGGCCACTGGGTCACTCGAGGTAAAGGATCCCCATCAAATCCGTTTCGCGAACTCTCTTCTCCGTTCTATCGTTTTCTCAATTTTAAACCCAAAAGATCTTTCTCCTCATCTCTGTTTTACGTGTTTCCACCTtcgttatttatttttttgcacGTTTTGCACCTCTAGTCTTTTCTCCTCGTGTACCACTCTGCACCATCCTTTTAAAATTTCATAATAAGCGAAAAAAATgtatatgatatttttttaaattaattatctctttcaattttttaaatttaaattttaaaaattttatatatttaacaaaaataaattaaattttaatacataaaaaattaatgagaagaaaaaagtatataataaaaaatgaaaaaagcttAATGCTTAATATAACACAAAAATTGAGGGAATAGAGGTAAATTTTTCAATTAAGAAAATTtactagtcaccaaaaaaattaagaaaatttaCTATGGAAATGTGATCTAATAGTTATTTCATGGATTTCATTAGATTTTTTAATGATTAATTGGAGTTTTGACCAACCTTTAGTTGTTAACTCGGTCAACGACTCAATGTGTTAAACAACAATAATTTTTTAGGAATTTATAATACTTCGACCAagcaaaatcaaaattttaaaagaatagGGGCATGACAGTCATTTTGCGTGTTAATGGGTACACAAGTGGAGGAGACGCCATATAAAGACTAGAGACGCCTCCCTAAATGTTCCGATTAACAAACAGTAAACAGCCATCATAAGAATCACAATACAACTAAAACACGAAAGGATTAATAGTCAGAATTGTATACCTCTGTTATCATCAACTAGGGTTCTTGCAAATGGACGCGACGACCACCGTGGTGCGATCGCCCTGCAAAGCGTCGATCCTCATCGGAAGACCCAGCATATTGGCGCCCAACGGCTGCAGCTTCGCCCGCTTTGATTCCAATTTTCGCTTCTCTTCTTCCGCTAAGGTATCAAGTCAAATCCTAGCTGAAGTAGCCATGGAAATGAAACCACTTCATCTCAAATCATATCATATCTTATGACACACGATTAATTAATGCTCCGTAAATGAATTGCATTGTTAAATAGTTGTCAGTCCAAATTAGCATTCCATTATTTGATTGTTGTGTCGATATTTTGCAGCTATGCACTTCTGTTGCTATTCCCAAGCAAGGGCAACGGAGAGTGTGTGTTGGAAATAGAAGAGGCTTAGTAGTTAGAGCTGCATCGTCTCCGGAATCATCAGAGTCCGGTACCAAGATTGCTCCTCTTAAGCTGGAGTCCCCGGTTGGCCAGTTTCTCTCTGAGATTTTGATTAATCACCCGCATCTTGTCCCTGCTGCAGTAGACAAGCAGCTTGAGCAGCTCCAGACCGACCGCGATGCTGATGATCAGAAGGAAGCTCCTGCTGCTTCAGGCACTGATCTAGTTTTGTACAGGTTTGTTGCATACTTGATGGCTGATGTGATGTTATGCTATCTTATTTTAGGTTCTTATGCACAAATGTTGTTTTATCGTTATTGCTTTGTTGCTAATAATTATCGCTAGTTGAATTCTTGCTTATGGGCGTAATTTAGATGAAAGGAAAAAACTCTTATGCACTGTATATGCTTTATATTATGTAGTATAATTATAAAGTATTATAAAACCTTTTTACAGCACATATTCAATTTTTATACCGCCCTTATTTGTTTATTGTAGGTAGAGAGAAGCTTTTACTATGTTCCTCATAAGGCTATGTTTGGCAGACACTTAAAGATTTTAGGGGAAGAAAATTTCATTGGACAAAAATTATGGAATAAAAATTAAAGCAGTAAAATATTGCCTCATTAAAATATTTAGTTGTTgaatttgtgtgtgtgtgtgtgtgtgtgtgtgtgtgtttagttATGATCCCTAAAaagattagtttttaaaaaaggaAACTCAATATCATGGACTACATTTGTAAAAGCAATTTATGTATTCATGAATATCACCTTTAAAGGAGATAGGGATTCCATGGATAGGATGGAAACATGGAGTTGTCTACTTTCCCTTGCTGTTCTCTAAATTTGAAAGCTTTTTGTAATTTTAAGCCTTGGAGTTGTTGACCAATGACCAATGTGGTGGCTTCAAAAATTTTCCAGGAGAATAGCGGAGGTAAAGGCTAATGAAAGGAGGAAGGTTCTGGAAGAGATCTTGTATGCGTTGGTGGTGCAGAAATTCATGGATGCCAATATTTCTCTGATTCCCTCCATCACCCCTGATCCATCTGGAAGAGTTGATTCATGGCCAAGTGAAAATGGAAGACTTGAGCAGCTTCACTCTGTTGAAGCATATGAGATGATCCAAAACCACTTGAGTCTCATTCTGGGTAACAGAGTAGGAGATTCAATGACTGTGGCTGAGATCAGTAAACTAAGGGTAGGGCAGCTCTATGCTGCATCAGTGATGTATGGTTACTTTCTTAGGCGAGTTGACCAAAGGTTCCAGCTGGAGAAGACAGTGAAATTTCTTCCAAGTGCCGCAGAGGATAATAATGTTGATCAAATTGTCATGGGCGATACAAGACATGCTGGTGGTGAGGACACTCCTCAAGTTATGTCTCATCCTGAAGTCTCTGCTTGGCCTGGTGGTGATGTCAGTCCTGGTGGATTTGGATATGGGATAAAGCCAACCAGGTTGCGTAGCTATGTGATGTCCTTTGACAATGATACACTACAGAGATATGCGGCAATAAGATCAAAAGAGGTTGTGAGCATCATCGAGAAACATACAGAGGCATTGTTTGGAAGACCTGAAATTGTTATAACACCCGATGGGGCAATTGATTCTTCAAAGGATGAAAACATCAAAATTAGCTTCGGTGGTTTAAAGAGACTTGTTCTAGAGGCTGTGACTTTTGGTTCTTTTCTCTGGGATGTTGAAAGCTATGTGGACTCGAGGTACCATTTTGTCTTAAATTAAGTTCTGCTTGCTTCTATATTTCCATAGGCAAAGTATGTATAACCTTAGTGACAAGAAGTCCAAATATTGTTGTTTAGTGTTTACTAATTAATCTGTACATGAAGTCGAAATATTGTTGTTTAGTGTTTACTAATTAATCTGTACATACTATACAGTGATTTTT contains the following coding sequences:
- the LOC107631740 gene encoding UV-B-induced protein At3g17800, chloroplastic — encoded protein: MDATTTVVRSPCKASILIGRPSILAPNGCSFARFDSNFRFSSSAKLCTSVAIPKQGQRRVCVGNRRGLVVRAASSPESSESGTKIAPLKLESPVGQFLSEILINHPHLVPAAVDKQLEQLQTDRDADDQKEAPAASGTDLVLYRRIAEVKANERRKVLEEILYALVVQKFMDANISLIPSITPDPSGRVDSWPSENGRLEQLHSVEAYEMIQNHLSLILGNRVGDSMTVAEISKLRVGQLYAASVMYGYFLRRVDQRFQLEKTVKFLPSAAEDNNVDQIVMGDTRHAGGEDTPQVMSHPEVSAWPGGDVSPGGFGYGIKPTRLRSYVMSFDNDTLQRYAAIRSKEVVSIIEKHTEALFGRPEIVITPDGAIDSSKDENIKISFGGLKRLVLEAVTFGSFLWDVESYVDSRYHFVLN
- the LOC107631741 gene encoding potassium channel SKOR-like, which translates into the protein MHGEEGEGGNWTRKKRGLSKQKERWKRLGNRLAMFCGEAEDNSTARGGDVRRQYIIHPDNRLYNIGWKHFILIWAVYSSFFTPMEFGFFRGLPEKIFLLDIAGQLAFLLDIVLRFFVAYRDTHSYCVVSSPSRIAMRCLKSPQFTLDLLGCLPWDYIYKAAGRKEPLRYLLWIRLTRAARVTEFFETLEKDIRINYLFTRIVKLLVVELYCTHTAACIFYYLATTIPPSRESYTWIGSLKMGDFAYSDFRHIDLWKRYITSLYFAIVTMATVGYGDIHAVNVREMIFIMVYVSFDMILGAYLLGNMTALIVKGSKTERFRDTMTEVIKYMNKNNLDKGTSKAIKGHLRLQYHRSYTQPAVLQDIPPSIRSKISINLYEEFIENVPLFKGCSSEFVKQITTKVHEEFFLPGELVLEQGDVADQIYFVCHGELREISSENDSGTDEVVQLKTYDSFGEVSFLCNMPHHSTVIAHELSKVLRLDKQSLKDIVKIYYVDGRVTLNNLLEGKDSGLKRKLLESDLSLTIGNQETELTVRMNCAAYEADLYLLKRLITSGADPNNTDYDGRSPLHISASKGYVDISSFLVEQGVNINLPDKFGTTPLLEAIKNGHEDVAALLVNAGATLTIDDAGNFLCVMVAKKEFDLLKKVLACGINPNAKNYDQRTPLHIAASEGLCAVAELLLGAGASVLCKDRWGNTPLDEARISGDINALKMLQVAKISQLAELSCGIQETKEILPSRNEIPKKRCIVFPFHPWEYDHKERRTDGVVLWVPESIDELIITAMKHLNISNGNCILTEQGGRVLNVDIISNDEKLFLASQVQSAE